In one window of ANME-2 cluster archaeon DNA:
- a CDS encoding U32 family peptidase → MPDIPELVAGVRNIAALSACRDHADAVYFSLDRFSLRSRARDITLDSLDTFVGQVKDGGLKAYLAVNTVMYPDDLPAMDSVVEAAASAGVDAVIAWDPAVISRTVECGLELHISTQANVSNGRTAEFYRELGASRVILSRELTLEQIRDIRQHTGVELEVFVHGAMCQAVSGRCYLSAYLLGGSGNCGACTQPCRWQWTLHGEDGAEVELGGKYLLSVRDLCMIEHVPELVDAGVDAFKLEGRLRDPGYTAVVSRCYREALDACRDGSYRGERALQWKEQMAAVYNRGFSTGFYFGAPGPDGMAMEKDMNASQVRRQAVGVVVNYFPEHGAAAVRLREDGLSVGDLIVIEGASTFLEQQVGSLMKDHRAIQMAEQGQDVGLAVAGKVRKNDIVYRIERGGGEEGL, encoded by the coding sequence ATGCCCGATATTCCTGAACTTGTGGCTGGCGTACGCAACATCGCGGCTCTCTCAGCGTGCAGGGACCATGCCGATGCCGTGTATTTTTCCCTTGACCGGTTCAGTCTCAGGTCACGCGCCCGGGACATTACCCTGGACAGCCTTGATACCTTTGTCGGGCAGGTAAAAGACGGCGGTCTCAAGGCATACCTGGCAGTCAATACCGTGATGTATCCTGATGACCTGCCTGCTATGGACTCAGTGGTGGAAGCGGCTGCCAGTGCCGGTGTGGATGCAGTTATTGCCTGGGACCCGGCAGTCATCAGCAGGACCGTGGAGTGCGGGCTTGAACTGCACATATCGACCCAGGCCAATGTGTCCAACGGCCGGACGGCAGAGTTTTACCGGGAACTGGGCGCCAGCCGGGTGATACTGTCCCGCGAGCTGACCCTTGAGCAGATACGGGATATCAGGCAGCATACTGGTGTGGAACTGGAGGTGTTCGTGCACGGCGCCATGTGCCAGGCAGTTTCAGGACGCTGTTACCTGTCCGCGTACCTGCTGGGGGGCTCGGGGAACTGCGGTGCGTGTACCCAGCCGTGCCGCTGGCAGTGGACACTGCACGGCGAGGACGGGGCAGAGGTGGAACTGGGCGGGAAATACCTGCTCAGCGTCAGGGACCTGTGCATGATAGAGCACGTGCCAGAACTGGTGGATGCGGGTGTGGATGCCTTCAAGCTGGAGGGCAGGCTGAGGGACCCCGGCTATACTGCTGTGGTCTCCCGGTGCTATCGAGAGGCTCTGGATGCCTGCAGGGACGGTTCATACCGGGGGGAGCGGGCACTGCAATGGAAGGAACAGATGGCTGCCGTTTATAACAGGGGCTTTTCAACGGGTTTCTATTTCGGGGCGCCGGGTCCTGACGGGATGGCAATGGAGAAGGACATGAACGCTTCACAGGTGCGCAGGCAGGCTGTGGGTGTGGTAGTGAATTATTTTCCTGAGCATGGGGCTGCGGCTGTCAGGCTTCGAGAGGATGGGTTGAGTGTTGGTGACCTCATAGTGATTGAAGGTGCCAGCACGTTTCTTGAGCAGCAGGTGGGGTCATTGATGAAAGACCACCGGGCTATTCAGATGGCTGAACAGGGGCAGGATGTGGGACTGGCTGTGGCTGGCAAGGTCAGGAAGAATGATATTGTGTATAGGATTGAGAGGGGTGGGGGAGAGGAAGGGTTATAA
- a CDS encoding threonylcarbamoyl-AMP synthase: protein MVSKTRIFRIKSGNLEEIITTAAQILRQGGTVAFPTETVYGLGADALNPGAVQKIFQAKGRPLDNPLIVHIADKEQLDVLARDIPDSARNLMDAFWPGPLTLIFRRRDIVPDVTTCGLDTVAVRMPDDPVATALIRQAGTPIAAPSANLSGRPSPTTAEHVIADLSGRIDAVIDGGPVRVGVESTVLDMTSDIPVLLRPGEVDVEQIREYVGEVRIGYTEHMAAPGEIVRSPGLKYTHYSPQTRLVLVKGNSQAVVDRIGELAREYRKQDFRVGLLVTDETAEYVSSDEVFLLGSRYDTSAIASNLFAGLRYLDQKDLDVIIADGWIGEDGVGEAVRNRLNKATGESVDTGTG from the coding sequence ATGGTGAGCAAGACACGCATTTTCAGGATAAAAAGCGGCAATCTTGAGGAGATTATCACAACAGCCGCACAGATTCTCAGGCAGGGCGGTACCGTGGCATTCCCCACCGAGACCGTATACGGCCTGGGCGCCGATGCATTGAATCCCGGAGCGGTCCAAAAGATATTCCAGGCAAAAGGGCGCCCGCTGGATAATCCACTTATCGTGCATATAGCAGACAAAGAGCAACTGGACGTGCTTGCCAGGGATATACCCGACAGCGCCCGCAATCTCATGGATGCATTCTGGCCCGGCCCCCTGACCCTTATCTTCAGGCGCAGGGACATTGTACCTGACGTCACTACCTGTGGGCTGGACACTGTGGCGGTCAGGATGCCTGATGATCCGGTGGCAACGGCATTGATACGGCAGGCAGGCACACCCATCGCAGCACCCAGTGCCAACCTGTCCGGCAGGCCCAGTCCTACAACTGCAGAGCATGTGATTGCTGACCTTTCAGGCAGGATAGATGCGGTGATCGACGGCGGGCCTGTTCGCGTGGGTGTTGAATCCACGGTGCTGGACATGACCTCAGACATTCCCGTGCTGCTCAGACCGGGTGAGGTGGATGTGGAGCAGATACGGGAATACGTGGGTGAGGTGCGTATTGGTTACACGGAACACATGGCGGCCCCGGGAGAGATTGTCAGGTCGCCAGGCCTGAAATATACCCATTATTCACCACAGACGAGACTGGTGCTGGTCAAAGGGAACAGCCAGGCTGTTGTGGACAGGATCGGGGAGCTGGCCAGGGAATACCGGAAACAGGATTTCCGGGTAGGGTTGCTGGTTACTGATGAGACTGCTGAGTACGTGTCGTCGGATGAGGTGTTCCTGCTGGGGAGCAGGTACGATACATCCGCCATTGCCAGTAATCTGTTCGCTGGCCTGCGGTATCTGGATCAAAAAGACCTTGATGTTATCATTGCTGACGGCTGGATAGGGGAGGATGGTGTGGGTGAGGCAGTGAGGAACAGGTTGAACAAGGCTACCGGTGAATCGGTGGATACCGGAACCGGGTAA
- a CDS encoding type II glyceraldehyde-3-phosphate dehydrogenase, translating into MSKAKIAINGYGTIGKRVADAVAAQDDMEIAGVVKTRPSFEAKMAIDRGFDLYAASPDKIDGLKKAGLEVSGSLDDLLAGADLVVDCTPGGVGAAYKEVYQKHGIKAIWQGGEDHELAGFSFNAEANYADAIGRDLTRVVSCNTTGLTRALYPLDQTFGVKKSRVTLMRRAADPGNIKSGPINAIVPNPISLPSHHGPDVNSILPDLQIATVAVKLSTTIMHFHSLNVELKRDFEPQDIIDLYASRPRIRFVSGADKITSTAEVMEFARDLGRSRSDMFENVIWKDSISKYQGELYFFQAIHQESDVVPENVDAIRAMCGLESDGAKSIAKTNRTMGIGK; encoded by the coding sequence ATGTCTAAAGCTAAGATTGCAATAAATGGGTATGGTACCATAGGAAAACGTGTGGCAGATGCGGTTGCTGCCCAGGATGACATGGAGATTGCAGGTGTCGTGAAAACGCGCCCCAGTTTTGAGGCAAAAATGGCAATTGACCGTGGATTTGACCTGTATGCAGCTTCTCCTGACAAGATAGATGGCTTAAAAAAGGCCGGGCTTGAGGTCTCAGGTTCACTGGATGACCTGCTGGCAGGTGCAGACCTGGTGGTAGACTGCACACCCGGAGGCGTGGGAGCTGCCTATAAGGAAGTGTACCAGAAGCACGGCATAAAGGCCATCTGGCAGGGCGGCGAAGACCATGAGTTAGCAGGTTTCAGTTTCAATGCAGAGGCAAATTATGCTGACGCCATTGGCCGCGATCTTACCAGGGTGGTCAGTTGCAATACTACCGGGCTTACCAGGGCACTGTATCCCCTTGACCAGACCTTTGGTGTAAAGAAATCCAGGGTCACCCTGATGCGCAGGGCAGCAGACCCGGGCAATATCAAGAGCGGACCGATCAATGCCATTGTGCCCAATCCCATCAGTTTACCCAGCCACCACGGGCCTGATGTAAATTCCATCCTGCCCGACCTCCAGATTGCCACCGTGGCTGTAAAACTGTCCACCACGATCATGCATTTCCATTCACTCAATGTAGAACTGAAACGTGATTTCGAACCGCAGGATATCATAGACCTGTATGCTTCCCGCCCCCGTATCAGGTTCGTATCAGGGGCAGATAAGATAACGAGCACTGCAGAAGTAATGGAATTCGCCAGGGACCTGGGGCGCAGCCGCAGTGACATGTTCGAGAACGTGATATGGAAGGACAGTATCAGCAAGTACCAGGGCGAGCTGTACTTCTTCCAGGCCATTCACCAGGAATCTGATGTGGTCCCCGAGAACGTTGATGCCATCCGTGCCATGTGCGGACTGGAATCCGACGGTGCAAAGTCCATAGCAAAGACCAACAGGACAATGGGAATAGGCAAATAA